CGGCACGACCTACTGGTGGCGCCTGCGCTCGGGCGGCGGCACGCAGTGGAGCGCGACGCGCTCCTTCGTCGTCGACGCCGTGCCTCCGGCCTTCTCCGGACCGCAGATCGCCACCAACTCCGCCACCGGCCCCTGGACGGCGCTGCCCGCCGCCGTCTACATGTCCTCGAACGTCGTCACCCTGCGGCTCAACGTCCAGGACGCCCTGGCCGGTCTCATGGCCTCCACCGGCGTGCCGCAGGGCCTCGCCGGGCAGTGGCACCTCGACGAGTCCTCCGGCGCGGCTCTTCTCGACGCCTCCGCCCTGCGCCTGGACGGGTCGCTCTTCGGTTATCCCCAGTACGCGGCGGGCCGGCGCGGCTCGGCGCTCGTGCTCGGCGGCGCGGGGCAGTACGCCGACTTCGGCGACCAGAGCGCGCACAACTTCGGCGCCGGCGCCTTCTCCGTCAGCTTCTGGCTCAAGACGACCCAGGCGGGCGCGCGCGGCATCCTCGCCAAGGACGATACGCTCAACGCCGGCTACCGCGTCGGCATCAACGCCGGCCGCATCCAGGCCTACATCTACGACGGAGCCGCCAGCGTCATCGTCAACGGCACCCGCCTCGTCAACGACAACGGCTGGCACCACGTCGCCATGGTCCGGACCTCCGCCTGGCTGCAGGTCTACATCGACGGCGTGCTCGACAAGCAGAGCGCCTCCGCGGCGGTCGGCAGCACCGACTTCGCCACGCCCCTGCAGCTCGGCGTCTGGAACTCCCTCTTCTTCACCGGAACGGTCGACGAGCTGCGCCTGTTCTCCGTCGCCCGCTCCTCGGTCGAGGTGCTCGGCGAGTACGAGAGCGACCAGCTCGCCGCCCACGAGCGCGGCAAGGCCTACGCCGTGGCCTACTCCACGACCGCCGGACTCTCCTGGACCTGGGTCTCGACGACGAGCCTGTCCCTCGCCGGCTCCTTCAACACCGACAAAGCCGCTCGGGTCCTGCAGGCCTCGAGCATCCATCTCGTCTGCTCGACGGGATCCTTCGCCGGCACGAACAGGATCGCCGTCGCCGTCTCGGACTACGCGGGCAACGTCTCCACCGCGGTCTACACGGTCTACGTCGACACCGTCATCCCGCCGGTCAGCCCGATCGTCGCCGCCGTGGGCTCCTCGAGCATCACCGTCAGCTACGGCCTCGTCGGCGCCGACGGCTACGTCGTCGAAGCCTCCACCCGTTCGGACTTCGCCGCCTCGTCCATCGTCTCCTCCGCCTCCCTGACGACGCTCAACGCTCTCGCGCCGCAGGATCTCGACCCGAACACGACCTACTATCTGCGCGCCGGCGCCATCTGGGGCGCGACGACGAGCTACGCCTACGCGACGCCGAACTCGACGGCGACGCTCGCCCGCGCGCCCTCGAACCTCCAGGTCTTCGCCGTCTTCGTCACCTCGATGACCGCGAACTGGCGGGCGATGCCGAGCGCGGCCCTCGCGGGCTCCTCGAGCAGCGCTTCGGGCTACCTCCTCCAGGTCTCCAGCTACAGCGACTTCTCGCAGGCGGTCCAGTCGAGCGCGACCCCGAACATCGCCCTCTCGACGATCCCGGCCGTCGGCCTCTACGGCGGAAAGACCTACTGGTTCCGCGTCGCCGCCTACAACCACAACGGCGTGCCGAACTTCAGCGGCCTCGTCTCGCAGCTGCTGCCGGTGGTGCTCTCCATCGACATCCCGAACGCGACGGTGGACCTGGGGACGCGCCTGCTCGGCGACGACATCGTCGTCGCGACCCGCACCTCGGTCCTCAACGACGGCAACGTCCGCGAGACCTACACCCTGCGCGCGACGAGCGTCACGGCCGGGAGCCCCTGGGCGATCGCGGCCGCCGCGGGCGACGACCAGTACGTCCTCTGGAGCATCTTCGACGGCACCGTCCAGCCCCTCACGGGAGCCTTCCTGGCCGAGGACCGGCTGACCCACGCCGACCAGGTCTGCACCGGCACGCGCTTCACCAACGGCGCCGTCAGCGGCGTCGGCGTCCCCTACGGGACGCTCGAGTACCTCTGGTTCCGCTTCGCGATGCCCACCGGCACCACGACGCGCGTCCAGCAGGACTTCCAGGTCACCGTCACGGCGGAGGAGGCGCCATGAAACCCATGAAAGGCGCGAACCGGCGCGTCACGGCTCCGGCGGCCTCGATGCCCGCCGCCCTGCGGCTCCTCGCGGTCCTGCCGCCCGCCCTGGTCCTCGTTTGCGCCCCGGCCCTCCTGGTCGACGCCTTCTCGCTCCCGAAAGCCGCCCTGCTGCGCTTCGGAGCCCTCCTCCTCCTCGCCCTGGCCCTGCGCCCCGGGACCGCGCTCGCCGAGCGCTCCCTGCACGACGACGCGCCGCTGCTGGCCTGGCTCGGGGTAGGACTCCTCTTCACCTTCGCATCCATGGACTCGTCATTGAGCTTCTTCGGCCGCTATCAGATGTACATCTGGGGCTTCTGGACGCTCGCGAGCCTCGCCGCCGTGCACGCGGCCGCTTCCCGGCTCGATCCGGAGCGCACGCCGCGGGTCCTCTTCGCCGGCACCTGCGCGGCCGCCGGCGCCGCCGTGCTCCTCGCCTTCCCGATGAGCGCGGGGGGGCGGCCGCACTCGACGCTCGGCACGACGCTCAACTACGGCGGCTTCCTCTCCATGGCCCTCCCCCTCCTCCTGTGCGCGTCCCTCACGGAACGCCGCGGAGCCCTCCGGGCGCTCGCGGCGGCGGCCTTCGCCCTGGCCGCCTACCAGCTGCTCGGGACGCTGAGCCGCGGCGCCTGGCTCGGCGCCCTCGCCGCTCTCGCGCTCTGGGCCGGGCTCAACCGCGGCCTCCTTCGCCGCGGTCCGGGACGCCCCGTGCTCCTGGCCCTGCTCCTCGCGGCCGCGGCCGCGGCTGCGGCGCTGGGAGCGGGCGCCGTCCGCCAGCGCGCCCGCGTCTTCCTCAGCCCCTCCGAACAGAGCGCGAGCACCCGCCTCGAGCTCTGGAGGATGTCCGCGCGGATGGCGCTCGACGCGCACGGCTGGGGCAGCGGGCTCGACAGCTTCGGCCTGCGCTCTCCCCGCTACGAGAGCCCGGAGATGCGCCAGCGCGCGGCGAACCTCTTCATCTCGACCTACGCCCACAACGAGGTCCTGCAGGTCCTCGTCACCCTCGGTCTCCCCGGCCTGGCCGCCTACCTCTGGCTCTGGGGCTCCTGGATCCTCGCCGCCCTGCGCCGCCTGCGCGCCGCCTCGGAGGAGGAGCGCCCGGTGCTCTCCGCGCTCCTCTGCGCCGCGCTCGCGCTCTGGGTGCACTCCCAGTTCAACTTCCCCAGCATCTCCACCCTCGCCCTCCAATGGGCCTTCCTGGGGAGCCTGTCGGCCGTCCCGGGCCGCCCGGCCGCGGCGAGCCGGCCGCGCCTCGCCCGCTCCCTGCTCGTCCTGGCCGCCCTCGCCGCGGCGTTCTGCGCCTCCGAGCTTGCGGCCGACGGGCTCATCCGCTCCGCCCGCTCGGCGACCCTGCGGCGCGCGTACCCCCTCGCCGTCGCCCGCGCCGAAGCGGCCGTACGGCTCGATCCCCGCGGGGAGGGCTACGCGATGGCGCTGAGCGACGCGCTGCGCCGACGCGCCCTCTCCTCGGCCGACGCGGCCGTCAAGCGCGCCGACCTCGCGCGCGCGATCGAAGTCACCCGCCGTGACGCGGAGCGCCACCCCTTCTTCGCCGACTCCTGGCACAACCACGCGATGGCGCTCATGTGGAGCGCCCTGGACCTGCGGAAGCCGGACGCGGCGGAGGCGGTCGAGGCCGAGCGCGTCGAGCTCAAGGCCGCGGGCCTCGCCCCGACCATCGCGCAGTTCTGGAACGCGGTCGGAGAGATCCGCCACTTCCGCGGCGACCTCGCGGGCGCGAAGAAGGCCTGGCTCGAGGCCGTCCGCGTCGACCCGGGCCACCGCAAGGCGAACGCCTGGCTGGAGAACTACGTGGAAGAGGACGTCTTCCTCGCGGCGCCGCAGGACCTCGAGGTCCGCGGTCTCTCTCCGGAGACGGAGACCGACCTGCGCGCGGCGGGCAAGCCGCTGCTCAAGATCGCCAACCTGCGCGAGCGGGACCTGCGCCTGCAGGTGCGCCGGGTCTTCGGCTGGGGTTCGCTGGCGCGCTGCCCCGAGGGCTGGCCCGAGGCCGCCGAAAGCGTCCCCTTCACGCCGGAGGCGGAGGAGTTCACCCTCGCGCAGAACGGGGTGCGCGTCCTTTCCTTCCGGCTGCGCGCGCCGCGGGGACGCGCCTGCTTCCTCGTGCGCGTGCGCTGCATCGATTTCGAGGTCCCCGTGGACCGCACCGTCCAGGTGCTCACGGACACGGCCGTTCAGGAGAAGCCATGACGATCTTCAACGCCGCGCTCGTTTTCGCAGCCCTCCTCCTCCCCGCGCGGGAAGCCGCCGCCCTCGGGCTCTCGACGACGATGGGCCGCGTCTTCGTGAACAACGTGCCGGTCGGCTCGACCGTGAGCGTCCGCGACCTGAGCGGCGTCAGCTACAAGCTCACCAACACCTCGATGAACGCCGAGGACGTCGAGATCGCGGTGCTCAAGCCCTCCGCCGAGGAAGGCATCCTCCTGCCCGGCTACGAGCCCATCCCGGACGCCGGCTGGGTCTGGCTCTCGCAGAACCGCTTCCACCTGGCCCCCGGCCAGCAGGCGGTGGCCGACGTGATGATCGACATCCCCAAGGACCCGAAGCACCTGGCGAAGAAATACCAGGTGAGTCTGTGGGCGCGCAGCGTGACCGAGGGACGCTTCCTCGCCGTCGGCCTCAAGAGCCGGCTCATGCTGGACGTCTCCTCCAGGCTCATGACGGCCGACGAGATGAAGCGCTCCGACCAGATCGCCGAGAACCTCGACTTCCACTTCAGCCCGCCGGACCTGCGGCTCGCGGACGTCCCCCTCGGACGCAGCGTGGACGTCCGCAAGGAGCTCAGAAAGAGCTTCAAGCTCATCAACCTCTCCGACAAGCCGATGCGCATCAAGCTCAAGCCCATCGCGCGCGTCCTCGCCGGCCTGGGGAGCGCCCAGGGCGTACTCGACGACGTCGGCACCGTGACCCCCGAGAAGCCGGAGCTCGTCGTCCCGGCCAACTCGATCGGCATCGTCGGCTTCTCCATCAAGCTCCCGGACGACCGCGCTCTCGCCGGCAAGAAGTGCCGGGTCGTGCTCCAGGCGGAGCTGCAGGACCAGGCCGTCCCGGTCTCGGCGTTCGGCCAGATCACTCTCGACGTGAAAAAGGAAGGTGATGCCCGATGAACATTTTCCGCACCAGCCGGATTCTCCTCGCGGGAGCGGCCCTGGCGCTGCTCGCCGCCGGCGCGGAGGCGGCCAGTCCCGACACGCTCACGCTGACGGTGGCCATCGGGAACCAGCTCTCCGTGCGCCTCAGGGACGCGGGAGGCGCCGACCTGAGCGCCTACGACTTCGGCCCCATGTCCCTGGGCCAGGCCTCGGTCAACTCGAGCCCCATCAACGTCGACAACGACAGCGGCGGACTCATGGAGTCGCTCCAGCTGTCCGTCGGCGACACCGGCGGCGGGCTGATCCTCCGCACGACGACGGGCGCGCTGGCCCAGGACGAGTACCGGCTGCAGGCGCTCTTCCAGGACGCCCAGCCCGCGCACGGGGACTTCGGCAGCGAGGACATCCTGACGGCCTCCGCGCAGGCGGCACAGGCGCAGGGTGCGGGGGCGGTCTTCGCGACGGCCTCGACGGTCACCGCCGAGGACGGCGTGAGCGTCGCCGACAACAACCGCCTCGGCACGCCGCCGACGGCGGAGGTCCGGCTCTGGCTGCGCCTCGAACTGGCGGGCAGCTCGACGCTGAGCGGGACGCAGGCGAACTTCGCGACGGTATACGTCAATGCGTACTAGAGGATTTCGAGAGACGAAGATGACGACGGACCCGATGACGCAGACGCATAAAACCGACGCCCGGGCCTCCCGGGGCATGGGCGTTCGAGGAGAAATGAACATGAAACGACTGCTGTCCGCCTTGCTGCTCGCCGCAGCATTGGCTTCCTGCGCGCTCGACGCGCTCGCGGCCAACCCCGACACGCTCACGCTGACCGTGACCATCGGCAACGCCCTGTCCGTGCGCATCCGCGACTCGGCGGGAAGCGACCTGGCCAACTACGACTTCGGCTCGATGTCGCTGGGCCAGGCCTCGGTCAACTCGAGTCAGATCAACATCGACAACGACAGCGGAGGACTCTCGGAGTCGCTCCAGCTGTCCATCGGAGACAACGGCGCCAACAACATGCTTCTGCGCACGACGACCGGCGCGCTGGCGCAGGACGAATACCGCCTGCAGGCGGTCTTCCAGGACGCCCAGCCGCCGCACGCGGACTTCGGCACCGAGGACATCGTGACCGCCGCGGCGCAGGCGGCGCAGGACTCGGCCGGAGGCCGCTTCTCGGTCACCGGCGTCGCGGCGGCGGAGGACGGCGTGAGCATCGCAGAATCCAGCCGCCTGGCGGCCTCGAGCTCGGAGGTGCGGCTCTGGCTGAGGTTGGAGCTGGCCGCGACCTCGGTCTTGAGCGGCGTACAGACGAACTTCGCGACGCTCTACGTGAGCGCGGTATAGGAGAGCGCCGAGGACCGAACGAGGAATGAGGCGCTGAGATGAAAGGGACCGCGGACAGCGGCAGCCGAAAACGGACCTCCGGGGCCGGGACCCCGGAGCGGATCGTGCGTGCGCAGGGCGTTCGTGAGGACATCGGACGGAGGCAGGCCATGAGCATCGAGACGACGGATAAACAGATTTCGACGCCGCACGACGTGCGTTCGCCGCAAAAATCACCCGGCTCTCCTGGAGCCGGCTGGAGAGGTGTCATGAGAAAAAGGCTGTCCACTGTGCTGGTGCTGTTCGCCGCATTGTCCGCCCCCGCGCTCGACGCGTCGGCGGCCAACCCGGACACGATGACGCTGACCGTGACCATCGGCAACGCCCTGTCCGTCCGCATCAAGGACTCGGGCGGGACCGACCTGACCAACTACGACTTCGGCTCCATGTCGCTGGGGCAGGCCTCGGTCAACTCGACGCAGATCAACGTCGACAACGACAGCGGAGGCCTCACGGAATCGCTCCAGCTGTCCGTCGGCGACAACGGCGCCAACAGCATGCTTCTGCGCGAGACCTCCGGCGCGCTGGCGCAGGACGAATACCGCCTGCAGGCGGTCTTCCAGGACGCCCAGCCCAGGCACACGGACTACGGCAACGAGGACATCGTGACCGCCGCCGCGCAGGCGGCCCAGGACTCGGCGGGCGGGCGCTTCTCGATCACCGGCATCGCGGCGGCGGAGGACGGCGTCTCCGTCACCGACGTCAACCGGCTCGCGGGCTCGGCCTCGGAGGTGCGGCTCTGGCTGAGACTCGAGCTGGCCGGGACCTCGGTCCTGAGCGGCGTGCAGACGAACTTCGCGACGCTCTACGTGAGCGCGGTATAGGAGAGCGCGAGGGACGAACGAGGATGAGGCGCTGAGATGAAGCGGACAGTGGACAGCGTGAAGCCGTCCTCCGGGGCTCAGGACCCCGGAGGGGTCGTGCGTGCAGAGGTCGTCGGTGCGGACATCGGACGGAGGCAGGCCATGGACATCATGACGACGGATAAACAGATTTCTACGCAGGCGTTCGTGCGTTCGCCGCAAAAATCACCCGGCTCTCCCGGAGCCGGCTGGAGAGGTGCCATGAAAAGGATGCTGTCCACTGTGCTGGTGCTGTTCGCCGTATTGTCCGCCTTCGCGCTCGACGCGTCGGCGGCCAACCCGGACACGATGACGCTGACCGTGACCATCGGCAACGCCCTGTCCGTCCGCATCAAGGACTCGGGCGGAAGCGACCTGACCAACTACGACTTCGGCTCCATGTCGCTGGGCCAGGCCTCGGTCAACGCGACCCAGATCAACATCGACAACGACAGCGGCGGTCTCACCGAGACCCTGCAGCTGTCGGTCGGCGACAACGGCGCCAACAGCCTGCTGCTGCGAACGACCGCGGGTGTGCTGGCGCAGGACGAATACCGCCTGCAGGCGGTCCTCCAGGACGCGCAGCCGACGCACGCGAACTTCGGCAGCGAGGACACCCTCACGACCTCCGCGCAGGCGGCGCAGGACTCCGCGGGAGGGCGCTTCGCGGTCACCGGCGTCACGGCGGCGGAAGACGGCGTCTCCGTCACCGACGACAACCGGCTGGCGGCCGCCAGCTCGGAGGTGCGGCTCTGGCTGCGGCTGGAGCTGGCCGCGAGTTCGACCTTGAGCGGCGTGCAGACGAACTTCGCGACGGTCTTCGTGAGCGCGGTCTAGGAGACGCGAGGAACGGACGAGGATGAGAAGCTGAGATGAAACGGACAGTGGACAGCCGCAAGGCGCGGACCGCACTCCGGGGCTCGGGACCCCGGGGGGACGGAGCGCCGTCGGGCCGGACGACGGGGACGCGGGACGGCGGCGCATGCGCACACGATTTTTCGACGGAGACGGGACGGACGCAGAGACGGGACGGACCGCGCGCGCCGCGAGGCGCGGGCGGAAAACCACGGGGAACGGCGCTCTTGGCGCCCGCCCCCAAAGGAGCGATGAGATGAAAAGACTGATGAGACTGCTCGCGGCGAGCGCGATGCTCGCCGTGATCGCAGCGTCGGGAGGACCGGGAGACGCCCAGGCGGCGACCCCGGACTCCGTGACGCTGACCGTGACGATAGGCAACGCCCTGTCGGTACGGATCCGCGACGCCGCCGGAGCCGACCTCACGAACTACGACTTCGGCTCGATGCTGCTGGGACAGGCCTCGGTGAACACCAACCCCATCAACATCGACAACGACAGCGGAGGCCTCACCGAGACGATGCAGCTGTCCATCTGGGACAACCCGGGCAACCCCCTGGTGCTCCGGACGGACACGAACCCGCTCGGCTCGGGCGAGTTCCGCGTCGCGGCGCTGTTCCAGGACGCCGCGCCCGGCGTGGCGGCCTTCGCCAACGAGGACATCGTCACGGGGGCGCCGCAGACGGCGCAGAGCTCCGGGGCGAACGCGGTCTTCGCGACCTCGACATCGGGGCCGGCGGAGGACGGCGTCAACGTCCCCGACGACAACCGCCTCGGCACGCCGCCGACGGCGGAGATACGGCTCTGGCTGAGGCTGGAACTGGGTGCGAGCTCCCCGGTCACCGGGCTCCAGACCAACATCGCGACCGTGTACGTCAACGCGATATAGGAGAGCAACGAGAGGACCCGCTGAGGCCGATATGACGCGACGAAAGGCTCCGCGGGGGAGAGCGCGCAAGCGCTGAGATAGTGCTCGAGATGAGCGAAAGGTCGATTAGAAGCATCGGGATCATGGGCCGGCTGGTCGCGGTCTGGGGGCTCATCGCCCTCCAGGCAGCGCTTTGGCCGGCGTCCGTCCATGCCAAGAATCCCGATGACCTTTCGCTCACCGTCACCATCGTCCCCCAGGGGCCGCCCGCGGACATCACGGACCTCGTCGCCGCACCCGGAGGCGTCGACGGGATGGTGCACATCACCTGGACCGAGCCGGGCGAGGACGGCTGGCTCGGCACGGCGTCGACCTACACGATCCGCGTCTCGACGATCGCCAACATCGAGAGCAACGCGGACTTCAACGACTCCGCGCTCGCGCGGCCGCTCTCGTACTTCTCGCCGAGCATCATCGCCCCGCCGGGCCCCGGCGGCTCGCTGCGCACCGAGACCATCATCGGCCTGACGCCGTCGGTGACCTACTACTTCGCCATCCGCACCACCGACCACGAGGCGCCGGCGAAGAACAGCGACTGGAGCCGCGCCGGCGGGCTCAACCCGGCCAACTTCGTCGTCGCGCCCGACTTCGTGCCCCAGATGCCGCACAACCTCAACGCGCTCTCGAGCAGCGGGTCGGTGAAGCTCACCTGGGACTCGAACGTCGAGCCCGACATCTCCTTCTACGTCGTCTACCGCGACACCAACGAGGTGGCCTCCGACGCGGGCTTCGTCTGGTACACGACGACGTCGCTGACGACCTTCACCGACACGGGGCTGATGAACCGCGTCACCTACTACTACCGCATCGCGGCGGCGGACACCCCGCCGAACGTCCTGTACAGCCCCCTCACGCCCTGGGCGACGGGCTTCCCGGACTCCGTGCGCGTAGCCGAGTTCGGAGCGACCTCGCGCCAGCGCCGCGTCTACCTCGGCTGGCAGGACCTGCCGCCCACGACGAAGACGGGCAGCTTCGTCTCCTACAAGATCTATCGCTCGACCCAGAACCAGCCCGGGACGGTCCTCATCTCCACCACCTCGTCGACGGTGGCGATCGACACCGCCGTCATCGTCGGAAGCACCTACTACTACCAGGCCACCGCCGAGATCGCCCCGGGCACCGAGCTCGAGCGCTCCTCCATCGTCGCGGTCTACGTGCGCTCCTCGCCCCCGCTGAGCCCGTTGGGCCTGGGCCTCGCGGTGACGACGAACTCGATGACCCTCGAGTGGGCCTCGGTGAAGAACTTCGAGGACTGGCAGTATTTCGCGGTCTCCACGGCCCCGGTCCCCGACGAGCTCAACGGCTACCGCGTCTACCGGGCGACCCAGCCCGCCGGCGCCTCCTGGGCGCTGGTGGCCTCGCTCTCGACGGCCACGCTGAGCGTCACCGTGAGCAACCCCTCCGCGCAGGACTATTACCAGGTCTGCTCGGTGAACGCCGGCGACATGTCGCGCCGCTATCTCGTCCGCTCGGTGGCGACCCGCAACGCCTTCGTCGTCGCTCCCGACGAGCAGAGCACCCTCGAGATCCCGGCGGCGACCGCCGACGCGCTCTTCTCCCCCGCGGGGGCCAGCTACCAGATCATGTCCTCGAGCCACCCCGAGGACCTCGGCGGACGCGTCGTCAAATCCGTGGCCTTCACTCCGGTGCGCGACGGCATCACGCTCGCGGCGAGCGCGATGGCCATGTCGAGCAAGGTGAAGGTCCACCTCCGCTACGACCTCCAGAACGGCGTCGTACGCGCTTCGGGCGTCGGCGCCGCGGCCGCGGTGAGCCCCGACCAGATGAGCATCTACTGGAACAACGGCAGCCGCTGGGTCCAGGTCTACGGCACCAACGACGCGCTCGCGCAGGCCCTCACCGTCGAGACGAGCAACCTCGGCCGCTACCAGCTGCGCTCGGTCGAGCGCACCGCCGGCTTCACCTTCAACGCGGCGGGCATCTCCAACCGCATGATCACGCCCAACGGCGACGGCATGAACGACGTCGTCATCTTCACCTTCGACAACCCGCGCGATTCCCAGGTCTCCGGCAAGATCTTCGACCTCAAGGGCGCCGAGGTCACGACCATGGTCCCCGGCCC
The window above is part of the Elusimicrobiota bacterium genome. Proteins encoded here:
- a CDS encoding LamG domain-containing protein, whose protein sequence is GTTYWWRLRSGGGTQWSATRSFVVDAVPPAFSGPQIATNSATGPWTALPAAVYMSSNVVTLRLNVQDALAGLMASTGVPQGLAGQWHLDESSGAALLDASALRLDGSLFGYPQYAAGRRGSALVLGGAGQYADFGDQSAHNFGAGAFSVSFWLKTTQAGARGILAKDDTLNAGYRVGINAGRIQAYIYDGAASVIVNGTRLVNDNGWHHVAMVRTSAWLQVYIDGVLDKQSASAAVGSTDFATPLQLGVWNSLFFTGTVDELRLFSVARSSVEVLGEYESDQLAAHERGKAYAVAYSTTAGLSWTWVSTTSLSLAGSFNTDKAARVLQASSIHLVCSTGSFAGTNRIAVAVSDYAGNVSTAVYTVYVDTVIPPVSPIVAAVGSSSITVSYGLVGADGYVVEASTRSDFAASSIVSSASLTTLNALAPQDLDPNTTYYLRAGAIWGATTSYAYATPNSTATLARAPSNLQVFAVFVTSMTANWRAMPSAALAGSSSSASGYLLQVSSYSDFSQAVQSSATPNIALSTIPAVGLYGGKTYWFRVAAYNHNGVPNFSGLVSQLLPVVLSIDIPNATVDLGTRLLGDDIVVATRTSVLNDGNVRETYTLRATSVTAGSPWAIAAAAGDDQYVLWSIFDGTVQPLTGAFLAEDRLTHADQVCTGTRFTNGAVSGVGVPYGTLEYLWFRFAMPTGTTTRVQQDFQVTVTAEEAP
- a CDS encoding gliding motility-associated C-terminal domain-containing protein, which translates into the protein MGRLVAVWGLIALQAALWPASVHAKNPDDLSLTVTIVPQGPPADITDLVAAPGGVDGMVHITWTEPGEDGWLGTASTYTIRVSTIANIESNADFNDSALARPLSYFSPSIIAPPGPGGSLRTETIIGLTPSVTYYFAIRTTDHEAPAKNSDWSRAGGLNPANFVVAPDFVPQMPHNLNALSSSGSVKLTWDSNVEPDISFYVVYRDTNEVASDAGFVWYTTTSLTTFTDTGLMNRVTYYYRIAAADTPPNVLYSPLTPWATGFPDSVRVAEFGATSRQRRVYLGWQDLPPTTKTGSFVSYKIYRSTQNQPGTVLISTTSSTVAIDTAVIVGSTYYYQATAEIAPGTELERSSIVAVYVRSSPPLSPLGLGLAVTTNSMTLEWASVKNFEDWQYFAVSTAPVPDELNGYRVYRATQPAGASWALVASLSTATLSVTVSNPSAQDYYQVCSVNAGDMSRRYLVRSVATRNAFVVAPDEQSTLEIPAATADALFSPAGASYQIMSSSHPEDLGGRVVKSVAFTPVRDGITLAASAMAMSSKVKVHLRYDLQNGVVRASGVGAAAAVSPDQMSIYWNNGSRWVQVYGTNDALAQALTVETSNLGRYQLRSVERTAGFTFNAAGISNRMITPNGDGMNDVVIFTFDNPRDSQVSGKIFDLKGAEVTTMVPGPASGTLMWDGKAGGGSVPGGVYIYQIEAEGQAFNGTVVVIK
- a CDS encoding O-antigen ligase family protein — protein: MKPMKGANRRVTAPAASMPAALRLLAVLPPALVLVCAPALLVDAFSLPKAALLRFGALLLLALALRPGTALAERSLHDDAPLLAWLGVGLLFTFASMDSSLSFFGRYQMYIWGFWTLASLAAVHAAASRLDPERTPRVLFAGTCAAAGAAVLLAFPMSAGGRPHSTLGTTLNYGGFLSMALPLLLCASLTERRGALRALAAAAFALAAYQLLGTLSRGAWLGALAALALWAGLNRGLLRRGPGRPVLLALLLAAAAAAAALGAGAVRQRARVFLSPSEQSASTRLELWRMSARMALDAHGWGSGLDSFGLRSPRYESPEMRQRAANLFISTYAHNEVLQVLVTLGLPGLAAYLWLWGSWILAALRRLRAASEEERPVLSALLCAALALWVHSQFNFPSISTLALQWAFLGSLSAVPGRPAAASRPRLARSLLVLAALAAAFCASELAADGLIRSARSATLRRAYPLAVARAEAAVRLDPRGEGYAMALSDALRRRALSSADAAVKRADLARAIEVTRRDAERHPFFADSWHNHAMALMWSALDLRKPDAAEAVEAERVELKAAGLAPTIAQFWNAVGEIRHFRGDLAGAKKAWLEAVRVDPGHRKANAWLENYVEEDVFLAAPQDLEVRGLSPETETDLRAAGKPLLKIANLRERDLRLQVRRVFGWGSLARCPEGWPEAAESVPFTPEAEEFTLAQNGVRVLSFRLRAPRGRACFLVRVRCIDFEVPVDRTVQVLTDTAVQEKP